A stretch of the Kroppenstedtia eburnea genome encodes the following:
- a CDS encoding electron transfer flavoprotein subunit alpha/FixB family protein, giving the protein MSKNVLVLADVREGELRNVSLESLAAAAAVAEGGTVTAAVFGSKGKELVEKLAHHGADRVILVPNEQLDTYTTDAYFQAFKQVIEKVEPDVIFTGHTAVGRDVSPRIAARLDMGLVSDCTNVELKDGKIVLTRPIYAGKAFVKKAFRDGVVFATLRPNNIPALEADTGRSAETEELDVQFAPDSLRTLIKDVVRKASEGVDLSEARVVVSGGRGVKSAEGFKPLQELADLLGGAVGASRGACDADYCDYALQIGQTGKVVTPDLYIACGISGAIQHLAGMSNSKVIVAINKDPEANIFSVADYGIVGDLFEVVPMLTEEFKKVLAEG; this is encoded by the coding sequence ATGAGCAAAAACGTACTTGTACTGGCGGATGTTCGCGAGGGTGAACTGAGAAATGTTTCTCTGGAAAGCCTGGCCGCGGCGGCGGCAGTGGCGGAAGGCGGGACGGTGACCGCCGCCGTTTTCGGAAGCAAGGGAAAAGAGCTGGTGGAGAAGCTGGCCCACCACGGTGCGGACCGTGTGATCTTGGTTCCGAATGAACAGCTGGACACATATACCACCGACGCTTATTTCCAGGCGTTTAAGCAAGTGATCGAAAAAGTGGAGCCCGATGTGATTTTCACCGGTCACACCGCGGTCGGTCGGGACGTGAGCCCGCGAATCGCCGCCCGCCTCGACATGGGGTTGGTGTCGGACTGCACCAATGTGGAACTTAAGGACGGAAAGATCGTTCTCACCCGCCCCATCTATGCGGGAAAAGCTTTTGTCAAAAAAGCATTCCGTGACGGGGTCGTCTTTGCCACGCTGCGTCCCAACAATATTCCTGCATTGGAGGCGGACACAGGTCGTTCTGCAGAAACGGAAGAGCTGGATGTCCAATTTGCTCCGGATTCCCTGCGGACACTGATCAAAGATGTGGTCCGAAAAGCTTCTGAAGGTGTCGACCTGTCCGAAGCCCGCGTCGTGGTCTCCGGAGGTCGGGGTGTCAAGAGCGCGGAAGGCTTCAAACCCCTGCAAGAACTGGCGGATTTGTTGGGAGGTGCCGTCGGTGCTTCCCGGGGAGCCTGTGATGCCGATTACTGTGATTATGCCCTTCAGATCGGCCAGACAGGGAAAGTGGTCACCCCGGACCTGTACATCGCCTGCGGAATTTCCGGCGCCATCCAACACTTGGCGGGGATGTCCAATTCCAAAGTGATTGTAGCCATCAACAAAGATCCGGAGGCCAACATCTTCAGTGTGGCGGATTACGGGATCGTCGGTGATCTTTTCGAAGTGGTGCCGATGTTGACGGAAGAGTTCAAGAAGGTTTTGGCCGAGGGTTGA
- the trxA gene encoding thioredoxin, translated as MAIKQVTDQTFNDDVASGTVLVDFWAPWCGPCKMIAPELEGLDQEIGDKLTIAKLNVDENPDTAGKFGVMSIPTLMVFKDGQMVDKLTGFQPKAQLLEWVTPHL; from the coding sequence ATGGCGATTAAACAGGTAACTGATCAAACCTTTAACGACGATGTGGCGTCGGGAACCGTTCTGGTGGACTTCTGGGCTCCCTGGTGCGGTCCTTGTAAAATGATTGCGCCGGAGCTTGAGGGATTGGATCAGGAAATTGGTGACAAGCTCACCATCGCGAAGCTCAACGTGGATGAAAATCCGGATACCGCCGGTAAATTCGGCGTGATGAGCATCCCGACTCTGATGGTTTTCAAAGATGGTCAAATGGTGGATAAACTGACCGGTTTTCAACCGAAAGCACAATTGTTGGAATGGGTCACCCCCCATCTCTGA